ACCAACGATTTGACCGCGAAACTCAACAGCGCAGGTCATAGCCTTGCCATCTGCGTATTTATGAAGAGACTCTTTCACAAACTCTTTAAAATCATTCTGGCTTTTACAAAACCCTGGCCATTCCAGCCATTCTGAAAGGTATTCATTATTTTCTTCCAACAACTCAACGTATCTTTCAGTGAAGGCTTCATTGACGAGATACAAAGAAATCTCATCATCAACAACTAATTTGAACACTCAATACTCCTTTCTTATATTTTTCGCAGTCAGCGTGCTGGAAGTTACCCTTTATACAGCTTGGGATTAAGCACATCCCTTAACCAGTCACCCAGCAGATTAATCACCAGAACCAGTACCACCAGCACCACACCGGGAATCACGGTAATCCACCAGCTGCCGGAAAAAATATACTGAAAACCACTGGAAATCAGCGCCCCCAACGAAGGCTCTGACACCGGCATACCCAAACCAAGAAACGATAATGCCGCCTCACTGATAATGGCATTGGCAATCTGCACCGTTGAAATCACCAGAATGGGTGACAGACAATTAGGCAGAATATGTCGGAACATGATGCGTCGACTACCCAGCCCCATCACCCTGGCCGCTTCTACATACTCTTTTTTCTTCTCGGCCAGCACAGAAGCCCGAATGGTTCGGGCATATTGAGGCCATTCAGCAATACCGATCACCAGAATCAGCATTAACATCGCCAACCGGTTATACAGTTCCGACCCAAAGGATGCCTGAAACACGGCCAGCACCACTATCGCCACCATCATGGTGGAGAAGGATAACTGGATATCCGCAATTCTCATCAGAAAACTGTCGAGCCGCCCCCCGAAATACCCTGCCATCAAACCCAGCGTAATGCCCAGAACCGCTTGCAACAGGACTGCAAACAAACCAATCATCAACGAGATTCTGGCGCCATAAAGAATGGTACTCAATAAATCCCTGCCCTGATCATCGGTTCCCAGCAGAAAACGTTCATCGCCGTATTCAGCCCAGGTCGGGGGCAGCTCTGAATCCATAATATCAATACTGGCAAGATCGTAAGGGTTGGTAGGCGCAATCACGGGAGCCAACACCGCCGCCCCGACCAGCAAAAGAAATACACAGGCCGACACCATGGCCACCCAGTCACGGGTAAAGCTATACCAGATATCGGAATCTTTAACTCTTTGCCAGCGAGACACTGGCTGTTGCATTGTCAGTTCACTCATTGTGCGGTCCTTGCCAGATTTACCGTTGGATTGATCAGCCCATAGAGAATATCCACAAGGGTATTGACGATCACAAAAATGCCACCCACCACAATCAGGTACGCCACAATCAACGGCGTATCAACCCGGTGAACCGCTTCGAGGAACAGAAAGCCCATACCCGGCCACTGGAAAACACTCTCGGTCAGAATGGTATAGGCAACCATTGTCCCAATTTGCACCCCTCCCACTGTCAGTACCGGCAGCATGGTATTTTTAAGGGCATGAACAAAATAAACACGAACTTTTCTCAGCCCCTTGGCTTTAGCAAACTTCACATACTCCGTATGCAGCGCTTCCACCATTTCAGAGCGAATCAGTCGAATAAACAACGGCAGCATAATACTGGCAAGAGCAAAACAGGGCAGCACCAGGTGCAGTATCCCGTCTTTAGAGAAGTAACCACTCTCCCAGAGACCAAAGACAGAAACCAGCTCACCCCGCCCATAGGAAGGCAGCCATCCCAGTTCAATAGAAAACAGGTAGATGCAGAAAATAGCGGTCAGGAAAACAGGGATGGAGATGCCCAGAATACTCACCCCCAATATCAGCCGGGTCAGCCAGCTATTGGGACGAATGGCGCAGTAAACCCCTGAAGGCACCGAAATAAAGACGATTAATAAAGTAGCGCCGAATACCAGTTCCAGCGTTGCCGGAAGTTTGTCCATAATCACCTGCAAGGCAGGCTCTTTGAAGAAATAAGACGTTCCAAGATCACCGCGAACCGCCTTCGATATAAAACGTCCATACTGAGCCAGAAACGGGTCGTTTAACCCCATTTCTTCTCGTAAAGCCTGGCGCTCCGCTTCAGATACTGACTGCCCCACCATCTCACGCAGTGGGTCACCCAGGTTATCCTGAATAGAAAAGCTGATCAGACTGATGACAAACATCACCGCCAGTCCCTGAACCAGCCTTCGAAATAAAAACAGCAACATAATACAACCCGGTCGTTTAGTTTAAATCTTCCTGAAACAGCGGTTGCTCACTATCATCTAACGAATAGTTAATGAACAACCGCCCGACCCTTACTGGGTCACCACCAGGTCACCGAGGTATGGGAAATTCATAACATTGACGACGCTCTCAGCCTGCACACCCTTACCTGCGCCCCAGGCCAGGTTCTGCCAGTGCAAAGGCACATAAGCCGCTTCTTCATAGAGAGTACGTTCAACATCCTGAAGAATAGCCGCGCGTTTAGCCAGATCGGTTTCCTGATTGGCTAAACGAATCATGTCGTCTACCTTGTGGTTACAGTAGTTGCCGCTGTTATATTGACCCCAACCGGTTGACTCATCAGTACAGGCAGTCAGGTACTCGGTAAAGTTGGCAGAATCTTCAGTATCAGAGTGCCAGCCAATCATCATAATGTCCGCAGCACGCAGATCAAATTCTGGCCAGTACTGAGCTTTTGGAATCGTCTTCAAATCCACCTTGATATTGATCTTTGCCAACATACTGGCTGCCGCCTGAGCAATACGGGCATCATTAACATAACGGTTATTCGGTGCCAGCATGGTGATACTGAAGCCCTTTTCATAACCCGCTTCTTTCATCAGCTGCCTGGCCTTTTCCAGATCGTACTGAGGCTTCAGACCTTCAACGTAACCCGCATAACCTTTAGGCCCCTGCTGACCTGCTGCGGTAGCAAAGCCGCGCATAACACGGTCAACAATCCCTTTATTATTGATGGCGTAGTTGATCGCCTGACGTACACGTTTGTCTTTAAAGGCTTCTACACGTTCCTGATTCAGTTGCAGTGTAATTACTCTGGTTCCGGGCAGAACCACCAGTTCAGAGTTGGAAGAACGGTAAATACGATTATGGTCGTTAGGTGGCACAGGGAAAATAAAGTCAACATCACCCGCCAGCAGGGCTGCAACCCTGGTAGGGCCTTCCTTGATCGGTGTCAGGGTGATGGTCTCGACATTACCCGGAGACTGTTTATCCCAGTAGTCAGCAAATCGCTTATAGTCTGTTCTGACCCCCTGTTGACGTCGCTCAACAATATATGGCCCGGTGCCGGAAGCATTGCGGGAAGCAAAGGAACCTGCGTGTTTGACCAGACGGTCTTTTGGCTGCCCCTTGTCGTCATCGCCGGTATAAAACTCACTGTCCATTGAGAAGATGTACGTGGCATTATTCAGCACCAGCGGGAACGGCTTTTTCGTCACCAGGTCAATGGTGTAATCATCAATCACCTTAAGTTCCGCAAAGGCTTCAAATATGGCCTTGTAATCCGGGCTGCTTCTCAGGCGATCAAAGGTCCACTTCACATCTTTGGCCGTAAAATCATTACCGGAATGGAACTTCACGCCCTGACGCAGATGAAAACGCATGGTCAGATCATCCTTACGCTCCCACTTTGTCGCCAGACGAGGCTCAAAGTTCATATCCTTATCCCAGCGCACCAGCGGATCAAACAGCAAATGGGACATTTGCAGCGTTCCACCGGACAGTTGTTCATGGGGATCAAGGGAGACCGGGTCAGAGTCATAAGCCACTTTCAGGGTTGCGGCCTGTGCCCCTACAGCCAGTGTTGTGGCAAGCACCATGCCTGCCATCGACTTAAGGATTTTTTTCATTATTTCCCTCCTGCGGGACTGTTTTTGTTATATGACAACTGACGTCAAACCAGGGCGAACCCTGTATTCCGTTGTCGTAACGGGCTTTTACCTTCTGCTTGTCCTTCTACATCCAGGCCTTCCCGCGAAAACTGATGCATTTGTGGCATCAACTCAATCAGGCTTCGGGAATAAGTGTGCGCCGGTTGGGTAAACAGTTGCTCAGTGTCGGCTATTTCAACAACAGCCCCCTGCTTCATAACCGCCACCCGGTCACACATCTGGCGAATAACCGGCAAGTCGTGGCTGATAAACAGCATGGTCAAATTCAACTCGTCCTGAAGGTCTTTCAGCAGGTTTAAAATCTGTGCCTGAACAGACACATCCAGGGCTGAAGTCGGCTCATCACAGATCAGCAACCTTGGTCGTGTCGCCAGAGCCCTGGCAATGGAAATACGTTGCCGCTGACCGCCGGAAAATTCATGGGGATATTTCACGCCTGCCTGACTGCCCAGTCCTACATGATCCAGCAGGTCGGCAATAATTTGCCGGATCTGCGACTCCGAATTCGCAAGACCATGGAAGCGTATCGGTTCAGCAATAATGTCATTGACTTTCATCCGCCCATTAAGGCTTGAATAGGGATTTTGAAATACCATCTGAATCTGTCGTCTGATGGGACGGCGACTTCTGTCATCCAGCCTGCTGATATCCCTGCCGGCGTAAACAATCTCGCCACTGTCTGGCGTATAAAGCCCGGCGATAACCCTGGCAATAGTTGACTTGCCTGAACCTGACTCTCCGACCAGTCCAAAAGTTTCCCCTTCCTGCACAGAGAAGGAGACATTATCGGAAGCCTGAACGTATTTTCGGTTTTTTTTTCAGAAAGGCAGACTGGGTTTCAAATTTCAAATGAACATTCTGTACTTCAAGCAGATGCCCGTCATGAAGCTCGCCAAAGGTTTCCTGCTGACCCAGCCAGTGATTTTTAACATCAATAGCCGTGGTTTGTACTTTTTCTATGTATTCAACCCTGGGAAACCGATGGAGCTTAATGTCAGCTCTTGGCACCGCACTGATCAGGCTTTTGGTATAGTCATGAACCGGATCATGAAGAATCTGCCCGGTTGTGCCAATTTCAACCACTTCGCCCCTATACATAACCGCAACACGGTCAGTGGTATTGGCAATAACTCCCATATCGTGAGTCACGAGAATACAGCCCACATCACGCTCTTTGCAGAGCTGGCGAATAAGCTGCAATATCTGATCCTGCACCGACACATCCAGTGCCGTAGTGGGCTCATCGGCAATAATCAGTTCCGGATCGCAGGACAGGGCAATGGCAATAACAACCCTTTGTCGCATACCTCCGGAGAACTGGTGCGGGTACTGTTTTATGCGTATTTCCGGTTCGGGAATACCCACCGCCTGCAACATGGCGAGGGCTTTTCTGGAAGCAGCCGGTTCATCCAGTTGCAGATTGGTGCGAATGGTTTCAACCAGCTGGGTTTCAATGGTCAGGAGTGGGTTCAGGGATGTCATCGGGTCCTGAAAAATAAATCCGATACGACTTCCCCTGACCTGTCGAATCGCCTCTCCGGAATAACCGGAAATAGTCTCTCCCGTCAGAACGACCTGACCCGATGCGACACGTCCGGGAGGGCTGAGCAGATCAATAATGCCATTACCAATGGTTGATTTGCCCGCGCCCGATTCACCGACCAGTCCAAGAATCTCTCCCCGACTGACCGCAAAAGACACATCATTCACTGCCACCGCAACCCCATGGCGCGACGGAAACTCAATGCGCAGACCCTTCACTTCCAATAAAGACATACAGCCCCCTTGTCTGCAAACAGCAACAACCCATGCAACTGCCTGCAATATTTATTGTTATTTATGGCACACGAATGCGATGTACATCTGGCCTTGAGCGGGTAGAGGTCTGCCTGTTGATGAATAAGGCCCGGCACTTCTGAACAAAAAACCATGAGTACGACAAAGCAGTTATTGATAAATAAGCGTCACAGAATTTGTCTTGTTTGCTGAAAAATCATTCAAGTATCCGCTGCGGCGCACACTACCTGTCCGTGCGACTTTGTCCGGACTATATCAAAGAAGAGAGAGTAAGAAAATACACGACAAAAAATGTCCAATCCTATTTATTTTGGACAACCTTAACAATTTACTCT
Above is a genomic segment from Endozoicomonas euniceicola containing:
- a CDS encoding ABC transporter ATP-binding protein; amino-acid sequence: MSLLEVKGLRIEFPSRHGVAVAVNDVSFAVSRGEILGLVGESGAGKSTIGNGIIDLLSPPGRVASGQVVLTGETISGYSGEAIRQVRGSRIGFIFQDPMTSLNPLLTIETQLVETIRTNLQLDEPAASRKALAMLQAVGIPEPEIRIKQYPHQFSGGMRQRVVIAIALSCDPELIIADEPTTALDVSVQDQILQLIRQLCKERDVGCILVTHDMGVIANTTDRVAVMYRGEVVEIGTTGQILHDPVHDYTKSLISAVPRADIKLHRFPRVEYIEKVQTTAIDVKNHWLGQQETFGELHDGHLLEVQNVHLKFETQSAFLKKKPKIRSGFR
- a CDS encoding ABC transporter permease encodes the protein MLLFLFRRLVQGLAVMFVISLISFSIQDNLGDPLREMVGQSVSEAERQALREEMGLNDPFLAQYGRFISKAVRGDLGTSYFFKEPALQVIMDKLPATLELVFGATLLIVFISVPSGVYCAIRPNSWLTRLILGVSILGISIPVFLTAIFCIYLFSIELGWLPSYGRGELVSVFGLWESGYFSKDGILHLVLPCFALASIMLPLFIRLIRSEMVEALHTEYVKFAKAKGLRKVRVYFVHALKNTMLPVLTVGGVQIGTMVAYTILTESVFQWPGMGFLFLEAVHRVDTPLIVAYLIVVGGIFVIVNTLVDILYGLINPTVNLARTAQ
- a CDS encoding ATP-binding cassette domain-containing protein; its protein translation is MQEGETFGLVGESGSGKSTIARVIAGLYTPDSGEIVYAGRDISRLDDRSRRPIRRQIQMVFQNPYSSLNGRMKVNDIIAEPIRFHGLANSESQIRQIIADLLDHVGLGSQAGVKYPHEFSGGQRQRISIARALATRPRLLICDEPTSALDVSVQAQILNLLKDLQDELNLTMLFISHDLPVIRQMCDRVAVMKQGAVVEIADTEQLFTQPAHTYSRSLIELMPQMHQFSREGLDVEGQAEGKSPLRQRNTGFALV
- a CDS encoding ABC transporter substrate-binding protein — encoded protein: MKKILKSMAGMVLATTLAVGAQAATLKVAYDSDPVSLDPHEQLSGGTLQMSHLLFDPLVRWDKDMNFEPRLATKWERKDDLTMRFHLRQGVKFHSGNDFTAKDVKWTFDRLRSSPDYKAIFEAFAELKVIDDYTIDLVTKKPFPLVLNNATYIFSMDSEFYTGDDDKGQPKDRLVKHAGSFASRNASGTGPYIVERRQQGVRTDYKRFADYWDKQSPGNVETITLTPIKEGPTRVAALLAGDVDFIFPVPPNDHNRIYRSSNSELVVLPGTRVITLQLNQERVEAFKDKRVRQAINYAINNKGIVDRVMRGFATAAGQQGPKGYAGYVEGLKPQYDLEKARQLMKEAGYEKGFSITMLAPNNRYVNDARIAQAAASMLAKINIKVDLKTIPKAQYWPEFDLRAADIMMIGWHSDTEDSANFTEYLTACTDESTGWGQYNSGNYCNHKVDDMIRLANQETDLAKRAAILQDVERTLYEEAAYVPLHWQNLAWGAGKGVQAESVVNVMNFPYLGDLVVTQ
- a CDS encoding ABC transporter permease, translating into MSELTMQQPVSRWQRVKDSDIWYSFTRDWVAMVSACVFLLLVGAAVLAPVIAPTNPYDLASIDIMDSELPPTWAEYGDERFLLGTDDQGRDLLSTILYGARISLMIGLFAVLLQAVLGITLGLMAGYFGGRLDSFLMRIADIQLSFSTMMVAIVVLAVFQASFGSELYNRLAMLMLILVIGIAEWPQYARTIRASVLAEKKKEYVEAARVMGLGSRRIMFRHILPNCLSPILVISTVQIANAIISEAALSFLGLGMPVSEPSLGALISSGFQYIFSGSWWITVIPGVVLVVLVLVINLLGDWLRDVLNPKLYKG